A genomic window from Dechloromonas sp. A34 includes:
- the rfaE1 gene encoding D-glycero-beta-D-manno-heptose-7-phosphate kinase — translation MLEKVSQVRLLVVGDVMLDRYWFGEVNRISPEAPVPVVKVERQEERLGGAANVARNAASLGAVTALLSVVGDDDAGRALGRLLEDGQIDAGLHIDRDIDTIVKLRVIGRQQQLLRIDFETPPSHEILQAKLADFERRVADADVVILSDYGKGGLTHIAEMIRIARAAAKPVLVDPKGDEWGKYAGATVITPNRSELREVVGRWSSEEDLIAKSQKLRAELGIEALLVTRSEEGMTLFADGETHHQAAKAREVFDVSGAGDTVIATLAVMIAAGADWAEAIRIANVAAGIVVGKLGTAVVTRQELAAAL, via the coding sequence ATGTTGGAAAAGGTTTCACAGGTTCGCCTGCTTGTGGTCGGCGACGTCATGCTCGACCGTTACTGGTTCGGCGAGGTCAACCGGATCTCGCCGGAAGCGCCGGTGCCGGTGGTCAAGGTTGAACGCCAGGAGGAGCGCCTTGGCGGCGCTGCCAACGTTGCCCGCAATGCGGCTTCGCTGGGTGCTGTGACGGCGCTGCTCTCGGTGGTCGGTGACGACGATGCAGGACGCGCTCTTGGCCGCTTGCTCGAAGATGGGCAAATCGACGCCGGCCTGCATATCGATCGCGATATCGACACCATCGTCAAGCTGCGCGTCATCGGCCGCCAGCAACAGCTACTGCGGATCGATTTCGAAACGCCGCCCTCGCATGAAATCCTGCAGGCCAAGCTCGCCGATTTCGAACGTCGGGTGGCCGACGCCGATGTCGTGATCCTCTCGGATTACGGCAAGGGCGGCCTGACCCACATCGCCGAGATGATCCGTATCGCCCGTGCCGCAGCCAAACCGGTGCTGGTCGACCCGAAGGGTGACGAGTGGGGCAAGTATGCCGGCGCCACGGTGATTACGCCGAACCGTTCGGAACTGCGCGAAGTGGTCGGTCGCTGGTCGTCGGAAGAGGATCTGATCGCCAAGTCGCAGAAACTCCGCGCCGAACTCGGCATCGAAGCCCTGCTGGTGACCCGTAGCGAAGAGGGCATGACCCTGTTCGCCGATGGCGAAACGCACCACCAGGCGGCCAAGGCCCGGGAAGTGTTCGATGTCTCCGGTGCCGGCGATACGGTGATCGCCACGCTGGCCGTGATGATTGCCGCCGGGGCCGATTGGGCAGAAGCCATTCGCATCGCCAACGTAGCGGCCGGTATTGTGGTTGGCAAGTTGGGAACAGCCGTCGTCACCCGCCAAGAACTAGCAGCAGCACTGTAA
- a CDS encoding UDP-glucose dehydrogenase family protein has product MKITVVGTGYVGLVSGTCLAEVGNDVLCLDVDPEKIRILEEGGIPIYEPALQEMVRRNVAAGRLHFTTDIEKAVQHGTIQFIAVGTPPDEDGSADLQYVLGAARNIGRLMTDYKVVVDKSTVPVGTGAKVKAAIADELAKRGVDIPYSVVSNPEFLKEGAAVEDFMRPDRIVVGAEEEQAIHLMRALYAPFQRNHERLIITDVKSAELTKYAANAMLATRISFMNELANLAEVLGADIEMVRQGIGSDPRIGYHFLYPGCGYGGSCFPKDVKALIATAQDDANITLKVLTAVEEANDAQKHLLTKKLKARFGDLKGKHFALWGLSFKPNTDDMREAPSRELIADLFEAGATVSAYDPVAMHETQRIYGDEPRLQYAENPMGALDKADALVIVTEWKEFRSPDFDAIKATLKNPVIFDGRNLYDPKFVRGQGIEYFAIGR; this is encoded by the coding sequence ATGAAAATCACCGTTGTCGGTACCGGCTATGTCGGTCTGGTCAGTGGCACCTGTCTGGCCGAAGTGGGCAATGACGTTCTCTGCCTCGACGTCGATCCCGAGAAGATTCGCATCCTCGAAGAAGGCGGCATCCCGATCTACGAACCGGCCCTCCAGGAAATGGTCCGCCGCAACGTCGCAGCCGGCCGTCTGCACTTCACCACCGATATCGAAAAGGCCGTCCAGCACGGCACCATCCAGTTCATCGCTGTCGGCACGCCGCCCGACGAAGACGGCTCGGCCGACCTCCAGTACGTGCTCGGGGCCGCCCGCAACATCGGCCGCCTGATGACCGACTACAAGGTCGTCGTCGACAAGAGCACTGTCCCGGTCGGTACCGGTGCCAAGGTCAAGGCGGCAATTGCCGACGAACTCGCCAAGCGCGGCGTCGACATTCCCTACAGCGTGGTCTCCAATCCGGAATTCCTCAAGGAAGGCGCGGCCGTTGAAGACTTCATGCGCCCCGACCGCATCGTCGTCGGTGCCGAGGAAGAACAGGCCATCCACCTGATGCGCGCGCTCTATGCACCGTTCCAGCGCAATCATGAGCGCCTGATCATCACCGACGTCAAGAGCGCCGAACTGACCAAGTACGCAGCCAACGCCATGCTGGCGACGCGCATCAGCTTCATGAACGAACTGGCCAATCTGGCCGAAGTGCTCGGTGCGGATATCGAAATGGTCCGCCAGGGTATCGGCTCCGATCCCCGGATTGGCTACCACTTCCTTTACCCAGGCTGCGGTTACGGTGGCTCCTGCTTCCCGAAGGACGTCAAGGCCTTGATCGCCACCGCCCAGGACGATGCCAACATCACCCTCAAGGTGCTGACCGCCGTCGAAGAAGCCAACGACGCCCAGAAGCATTTGCTGACTAAGAAGCTGAAAGCCCGCTTCGGCGACCTCAAGGGCAAGCACTTCGCCCTCTGGGGCCTGTCCTTCAAGCCGAACACCGACGACATGCGTGAAGCCCCGAGCCGTGAGCTGATCGCCGACCTCTTCGAAGCCGGCGCCACCGTTTCCGCCTATGACCCGGTGGCCATGCATGAAACGCAGCGCATCTACGGCGACGAGCCGCGTCTTCAATACGCCGAGAACCCGATGGGTGCGCTCGACAAGGCCGACGCCCTGGTCATCGTCACTGAGTGGAAGGAATTCCGCAGCCCGGATTTCGATGCTATCAAGGCCACCTTGAAGAACCCGGTCATCTTTGACGGCCGCAACCTTTACGATCCCAAGTTTGTGCGTGGCCAGGGCATCGAATATTTCGCTATCGGGCGCTGA
- the lapB gene encoding lipopolysaccharide assembly protein LapB — translation MNDLFEYWQLLLIPVFFGLGWAAARVDMRQVVHESSALPRSYFQGLNFLLNEQPDKAIDSFLEVAKVDSQTVELHFALGNLFRRRGETERAIRMHQNLIDRGDLEDGVRLHALAELGQDYLKAGLLDRAEEIFNKLIGTSFEPDAKRNLLEIYQVEKEWLKAIDLARELPDVATQQEVAEFYCELAASEIMRSKPDSARSYLELAMQQNRKCVRASLLQGDLLLQEARLENAIEAWQRIEQQDPGYLALVAQRLLETYRKLERRDEGIALLSGYLERYPSLDLLDVVYQLVLEGEGTEAAYRLVRAELQRNPTLLGLEKLMSARLPLVAPEVRPDVELAKTIIQGYTKRLSRYRCDNCGFKARQFYWRCPACGGWETYPPRRSEEFDQTL, via the coding sequence ATGAACGATCTCTTTGAATACTGGCAGTTGCTGCTGATCCCGGTTTTCTTCGGGCTGGGTTGGGCGGCAGCACGTGTGGACATGCGCCAGGTCGTGCATGAGTCGAGCGCTCTGCCGCGCTCTTATTTTCAAGGGTTAAATTTCCTGCTCAACGAGCAGCCCGACAAGGCGATCGACTCCTTTCTGGAAGTCGCCAAGGTCGATTCGCAGACCGTCGAATTGCACTTTGCCCTTGGTAACCTGTTTCGCCGGCGTGGCGAAACTGAACGAGCCATTCGCATGCACCAGAACCTGATCGATCGCGGTGATCTCGAGGATGGTGTTCGTCTGCACGCCCTCGCAGAACTGGGCCAGGATTATCTGAAGGCTGGTCTGCTCGACCGTGCCGAGGAGATTTTCAACAAGCTGATCGGCACCAGTTTCGAGCCGGATGCCAAGCGAAACCTGCTGGAAATCTATCAGGTCGAGAAGGAGTGGCTGAAAGCCATCGACCTTGCCCGCGAATTGCCGGACGTCGCAACGCAACAGGAAGTGGCCGAGTTCTACTGCGAACTGGCGGCCAGCGAAATCATGCGTTCCAAGCCGGATTCGGCGCGCAGCTATCTTGAGTTGGCCATGCAGCAGAATCGCAAATGTGTGCGGGCGAGTCTGCTTCAAGGCGATCTCCTATTGCAGGAAGCTCGGCTGGAAAATGCCATCGAGGCCTGGCAGCGTATCGAGCAGCAGGACCCGGGTTACCTTGCCCTGGTTGCCCAGCGCCTGCTCGAAACCTATCGCAAACTGGAGCGCCGCGATGAAGGCATTGCGCTGCTCAGCGGCTATCTGGAACGTTATCCCTCGCTCGACCTGCTCGACGTCGTCTACCAGCTGGTGCTCGAAGGCGAGGGGACCGAGGCCGCCTATCGCCTGGTGCGCGCCGAGCTCCAGCGTAACCCGACGCTGCTCGGCCTAGAGAAACTGATGAGCGCCCGCCTGCCGCTGGTGGCGCCCGAGGTTCGGCCGGATGTCGAATTGGCCAAGACTATCATCCAGGGCTACACCAAGCGCCTGTCGCGCTATCGGTGCGATAATTGCGGCTTCAAGGCCCGCCAGTTTTACTGGCGCTGTCCGGCCTGCGGCGGCTGGGAAACATACCCGCCGCGCCGTAGCGAAGAATTCGATCAAACTTTGTAG
- a CDS encoding LapA family protein has translation MTALTWAIRLIIFSFLVVFAIQNTDPVSLHFLPDQFWQAPLVIVLLAFFAGGAIMGVLSVLGILYRQRREISRLKRAAGKNPPVDVPELPPAV, from the coding sequence ATGACAGCATTGACCTGGGCCATCAGGCTCATCATCTTTTCCTTTCTGGTCGTATTTGCCATTCAGAATACCGATCCGGTCAGCCTCCATTTTCTGCCTGACCAGTTCTGGCAGGCACCACTGGTGATCGTTCTGCTCGCGTTTTTTGCCGGCGGGGCCATCATGGGCGTGCTATCAGTGCTGGGTATCCTGTATCGTCAGCGTCGCGAAATCTCCCGTCTCAAGCGCGCTGCCGGCAAGAATCCGCCTGTCGATGTGCCGGAGTTGCCACCGGCGGTATGA
- a CDS encoding integration host factor subunit beta has protein sequence MTKSELIARLAERFPQLVAKDADFAVKMILDAMSEALVRGDRIEIRGFGSFALNYRPPRTGRNPKSGEKVSVPAKWVPHFKAGKELRERVDQSI, from the coding sequence ATGACCAAATCCGAGCTCATCGCCCGACTGGCGGAACGTTTTCCGCAGTTGGTGGCGAAGGATGCTGATTTTGCGGTCAAGATGATTCTCGATGCGATGTCCGAAGCACTTGTGCGAGGAGATCGTATCGAGATCCGCGGATTCGGCAGCTTTGCGCTCAACTACCGGCCGCCGCGCACCGGCCGCAACCCCAAGTCGGGGGAGAAGGTCAGTGTTCCGGCCAAATGGGTTCCCCATTTCAAGGCCGGCAAAGAATTGCGCGAACGGGTCGATCAGTCGATCTGA
- the rpsA gene encoding 30S ribosomal protein S1, with protein sequence MESFAQLFEESLARQEMRQGEVITAEVVLIDHNFVVVNAGLKSESYVPLEEFLNDQGELEVKVGDFVQVAIEMLEDGYGATRLSRDRAKRIAAWNFLEQALNDNSLVTGTITGKVKGGLTVMSNGVRAFLPGSLVDMRPVKDTTPYEGKTLEFKVIKLDRKRNNVVMSRRAVLEASADKDREKLLENLKEGTTVKGIVKNITDYGAFVDLGGIDGLLHITDLAWRRVRHPSEVLNVGDEVTAKILKFDAEKNRVSLGMKQLGDDPWVGIARRYPAGTRLFGKVTNLTDYGSFVEIEQGIEGLVHVSEMDWTNKNVHPSKVVSLGDEVEVMILEIDEERRRISLGMKQCKPNPWDDFAMNHKKGDKVRGAIKSITDFGIFIGLPGGIDGLVHLSDLSWSATGEEAIRNFKKGDEVEALVLGIDVEKERISLGIKQMEGDPYTNFIATHEKNSIVNCTVKSVDARGAVLTLDGENEGYLRASEFSRDRIDDLSQHLKVGDTVEAMIINVDRKTRGINLSIKAKDNAEQHEAMQKLSAESSAAASGTTNLGALLKAKLNQQG encoded by the coding sequence ATGGAATCTTTTGCTCAACTATTTGAAGAATCCCTGGCTCGCCAGGAAATGCGTCAAGGCGAAGTCATCACTGCAGAAGTGGTGCTCATCGATCACAATTTCGTTGTGGTCAATGCCGGCCTGAAATCGGAATCCTATGTTCCGCTCGAAGAATTCCTGAACGATCAGGGCGAGCTTGAAGTCAAGGTCGGTGATTTTGTTCAAGTTGCCATCGAGATGCTGGAAGACGGCTACGGCGCCACGCGCCTGTCGCGCGATCGCGCCAAGCGCATCGCCGCCTGGAACTTCCTGGAACAGGCCCTGAACGATAACTCCCTGGTTACCGGTACTATCACCGGCAAGGTCAAGGGCGGCCTCACCGTCATGTCCAACGGCGTCCGTGCCTTCCTCCCGGGCTCCCTGGTCGACATGCGTCCGGTCAAGGACACCACCCCGTACGAAGGCAAGACCCTCGAATTCAAGGTTATCAAGCTCGATCGCAAGCGCAACAACGTGGTCATGTCCCGTCGTGCCGTGCTCGAAGCCTCCGCTGACAAGGATCGCGAAAAGCTCCTCGAGAACCTCAAGGAAGGCACCACCGTCAAGGGTATCGTCAAGAACATCACCGATTACGGCGCATTCGTCGACCTCGGCGGTATCGATGGCCTGTTGCACATCACCGACCTGGCTTGGCGCCGTGTCCGTCACCCGAGCGAAGTGCTCAATGTCGGTGACGAAGTTACCGCCAAGATTCTCAAGTTCGACGCCGAGAAGAACCGCGTCTCGCTGGGCATGAAGCAACTGGGCGACGATCCTTGGGTCGGCATTGCTCGTCGTTACCCGGCCGGTACCCGCCTCTTCGGCAAGGTCACCAACCTGACCGACTACGGCTCATTCGTCGAAATCGAACAAGGCATCGAAGGCCTGGTGCACGTTTCCGAAATGGACTGGACCAACAAGAACGTCCATCCGTCCAAAGTCGTTTCCCTGGGTGACGAAGTCGAAGTCATGATCCTGGAAATCGACGAAGAGCGTCGCCGCATCTCCCTCGGTATGAAGCAGTGCAAGCCGAATCCGTGGGACGACTTCGCGATGAACCACAAGAAGGGCGACAAGGTCCGTGGTGCCATCAAGTCGATCACCGACTTCGGCATCTTCATCGGCCTGCCTGGCGGTATCGATGGCCTGGTTCACCTGTCCGACCTGTCCTGGTCCGCGACCGGCGAAGAAGCCATCCGCAACTTCAAGAAGGGTGACGAAGTCGAAGCCCTGGTTCTCGGCATTGACGTCGAGAAGGAACGTATCTCCCTCGGCATCAAGCAGATGGAAGGCGATCCCTACACCAACTTCATCGCTACCCACGAGAAGAACAGCATCGTCAATTGCACCGTCAAGTCGGTCGATGCTCGCGGCGCCGTGCTCACGCTGGATGGTGAAAACGAAGGCTATCTGCGTGCTTCCGAGTTCTCGCGTGATCGCATCGACGATCTGTCGCAGCACCTGAAGGTGGGCGATACGGTTGAAGCCATGATCATCAACGTCGATCGCAAGACCCGTGGTATCAACCTGTCGATCAAGGCCAAGGACAATGCCGAACAGCACGAAGCCATGCAGAAGTTATCTGCTGAGTCTTCCGCTGCTGCTTCCGGTACGACCAACCTGGGTGCCCTGTTGAAGGCCAAGCTCAACCAGCAAGGCTGA
- a CDS encoding bifunctional 3-phosphoshikimate 1-carboxyvinyltransferase/cytidylate kinase: MEFLDLPHLLSAIGTVRLPGSKSISNRVLLLAALAEGDTEVRDLLTSDDIERMLDALKTLGVGVVHLGGENWRISGCGGAFPVKQGELFLGNAGTAFRPLTAALALAGGDYVLKGVTRMHERPIGDLVDGLRQLGADVSYLGNDGFPPLHLKPAMIRHGGVVQVRGDVSSQFLTGLLMALPLTGQTATVEVVGELISKPYIEITLATMARFGVVVQRDGWQRFTVAAGSRYVSPGTVYVEGDASSASYFLALGAIGGGPVRVEGVGRDSIQGDVKFADALAQMGAEIEMGPNWMAARAPKTGLVAVDLDCNHIPDAAMTLATAALFAKGTTTLRNIASWRVKETDRIAAMATELRKLGAGVEEGADFIRVTPASLNPAAIDTYDDHRMAMCFSLAAFGTPLRVNDPKCVAKTFPDYFERFASVTKAAPVIAIDGPSASGKGTVAARVAAVLGFAYLDSGALYRLTALAAQRAGVDWNDEAQVAAIAEKLDVVFSETDINLDGQPVGDAIRTEEISAGASKVAALPAVRDALLFRQRAFNTAPGLVGDGRDMGSVVFPQARLKVFLTASAEARAERRYKQLIEKGFSANLPDLLLDLQQRDARDSQRSVAPLRQEADARLLDTTSLTIEEAVNQVLMWSREALQ; this comes from the coding sequence ATGGAATTTCTAGACCTCCCCCACCTATTATCTGCCATTGGCACTGTCCGCCTCCCGGGCTCGAAAAGCATCTCGAACCGTGTTCTCTTGCTGGCTGCACTGGCTGAGGGTGACACAGAGGTTCGCGACCTGCTGACATCCGACGATATCGAGCGCATGTTGGACGCGCTCAAAACTCTCGGGGTCGGCGTTGTTCATCTCGGTGGTGAAAACTGGCGGATCAGCGGATGCGGCGGTGCTTTTCCAGTCAAACAGGGCGAACTCTTCCTCGGAAACGCTGGCACGGCTTTCCGGCCGCTGACTGCAGCCCTGGCACTGGCCGGCGGAGACTACGTCCTAAAGGGCGTAACCCGCATGCACGAACGGCCGATCGGTGATCTGGTCGATGGCTTGCGCCAGTTGGGGGCGGATGTCTCCTATCTCGGCAATGACGGCTTCCCGCCCCTGCATCTGAAGCCGGCAATGATCCGGCACGGCGGCGTGGTCCAGGTGCGCGGCGATGTCTCCAGCCAGTTTCTGACCGGCTTGCTGATGGCGTTACCGCTGACCGGTCAAACAGCTACCGTCGAAGTTGTCGGCGAGCTGATTTCCAAGCCCTATATCGAGATCACGCTGGCGACCATGGCGCGCTTCGGTGTGGTCGTTCAGCGCGACGGCTGGCAGCGCTTTACCGTGGCGGCTGGCAGCCGTTATGTCTCACCGGGGACGGTATATGTTGAAGGCGATGCTTCTTCCGCCTCGTACTTCCTTGCGCTGGGGGCAATCGGCGGCGGGCCGGTGCGCGTCGAAGGGGTTGGTCGCGACTCGATTCAGGGCGATGTCAAATTCGCCGATGCGCTGGCACAGATGGGTGCCGAGATCGAGATGGGGCCTAACTGGATGGCGGCACGCGCACCGAAAACCGGACTGGTCGCAGTCGACCTGGATTGCAATCACATACCCGATGCGGCGATGACGCTGGCCACGGCGGCGCTATTCGCCAAAGGTACGACCACGCTACGCAACATTGCTAGCTGGCGGGTCAAGGAAACCGACCGTATCGCGGCGATGGCCACCGAACTGCGCAAGCTGGGCGCAGGTGTCGAGGAAGGGGCGGACTTCATCCGCGTCACGCCAGCCAGCCTGAACCCAGCGGCGATCGATACCTACGACGATCATCGGATGGCGATGTGCTTCTCCCTGGCGGCTTTCGGCACGCCGCTCCGGGTCAACGACCCGAAGTGCGTCGCCAAGACGTTCCCCGATTATTTCGAGCGTTTTGCCAGTGTCACCAAGGCGGCGCCGGTGATCGCCATTGATGGCCCTTCCGCCTCCGGCAAGGGGACTGTCGCGGCGCGAGTCGCGGCAGTGCTGGGCTTCGCCTACCTCGACTCCGGCGCCCTGTACCGTCTGACGGCGCTGGCGGCACAGCGGGCAGGCGTTGATTGGAACGATGAAGCCCAAGTTGCCGCCATCGCCGAGAAGCTCGACGTCGTGTTTTCGGAAACGGATATCAACCTGGATGGTCAACCGGTAGGCGATGCTATCCGCACCGAGGAAATTTCGGCCGGGGCCTCGAAAGTGGCCGCCCTGCCTGCCGTTCGTGATGCCTTGTTGTTCCGTCAGCGTGCCTTCAATACCGCACCCGGACTGGTCGGTGATGGGCGTGACATGGGTTCGGTGGTTTTTCCGCAGGCCCGGCTCAAGGTCTTCCTGACGGCGAGTGCCGAGGCGAGGGCCGAGCGGCGCTATAAGCAGTTGATCGAGAAAGGTTTCTCTGCTAATCTCCCCGACCTTCTGCTTGATTTGCAGCAGCGTGACGCTCGGGATTCCCAGCGTAGCGTCGCTCCGCTCAGGCAAGAAGCCGATGCCAGGCTGCTGGACACCACGTCACTGACGATCGAAGAAGCGGTGAATCAGGTGTTGATGTGGAGCAGGGAAGCATTGCAGTAA